One segment of Salvelinus fontinalis isolate EN_2023a chromosome 42, ASM2944872v1, whole genome shotgun sequence DNA contains the following:
- the LOC129841205 gene encoding zinc finger protein 271-like, translating to MRAVNSNPDSVDASETGNDPSCSYATEMDPGNMRLGLETHTDLSTGDWNRYSSSVYSEGCLDEKGEGLVVEEVTVKVEGDVLPTWNADSHLGDLHSQGRDFLDYRGSLETNQNVATHSPLQALRDHEPVSTSMGHSDSHGRVLFDQVLKSNDRARAQVQEGGETLGGSKEKRFLCRFCNKGFSCPQKVEIHQRVHTGVKPFSCIQCPMRFAQAGNLKRHQRVHTGVKPFSCTQCPMCFAQAGDLKRHQRVHTGEKPYSCTQCPMRFAQAGHLKMHLKVHTGEKPFACTHCGKRFSERSYLRIHQQKKHSTL from the coding sequence ATGAGGGCTGTTAATTCCAATCCGGACTCAGTTGACGCGTCAGAGACTGGCAATGATCCGTCTTGTTCTTACGCTACAGAGATGGACCCTGGCAACATGCGATTGGGTTTAGAGACACACACTGATCTGTCTACAGGGGACTGGAaccggtacagtagtagtgtatactCTGAAGGGTGCCTAGATGAGAAAGGGGAGGGTCTGGTTGTAGAGGAAGTGACTGTGAAAGTGGAGGGCGACGTTCTTCCCACATGGAATGCAGATAGTCACCTAGGAGACTTACACTCACAGGGCAGAGATTTCTTAGATTACAGGGGAAGCTTAGAGACCAATCAAAATGTTGCCACCCACTCACCTTTACAGGCACTAAGGGATCACGAACCAGTGTCCACGTCGATGGGGCATTCTGATTCACACGGCCGCGTCCTTTTCGATCAGGTATTGAAATCAAACGACAGGGCTAGAGCCCAGGTTCAGGAAGGGGGAGAAACATTAGGCGGTAGTAAAGAGAAACGGTTCCTCTGCAGattctgtaacaaaggcttcagctgtccccagaaggtggagatccaccagagggtccacacaggggtgaaACCCTTCAGTTGCATCCAATGTCCCATGCGCTTCGCCCAGGCTGgcaacctgaagaggcaccagagggtccacacaggagtgaaacccttcagctgtacccagtgtcccATGTGCTTCGCCCAGGCTGGTGACCTGAAgcggcaccagagggtccacacaggggaaaAACCCtacagctgtacccagtgtcccATGCGCTTCGCCCAGGCTGGTCAcctgaagatgcacctgaaggtccacacgggAGAAAAGCCATTTGCCTGTACACACTGCGGGAAGAGGTTTTCGgagaggagctacctcaggatacaccagcagaaaaaacATTCCACTCTATAA
- the LOC129841203 gene encoding Wilms tumor protein homolog, with the protein MANCNDMVFHTQIASIMEVLANTAVAEICKLVDDDYAVFRLEITQSQKENRALRRKLQLLELKVARERRPSSVKILERYRGLARGEGQLTGGHRSIVKPAGHNTWRDDQPITVDEGSGSSTQHAIVIESAEAVGPGVKLERSEGEEDPRHRRDSQTEVEDPTTAAAQPRTRRSTTEVSGTLNAVLKSKTDNKTLTVTHSLLHTGPDQISDPGLGRLGCPPAPGSDYLPVFHQSQRPVHSRGDGDTLDTGGDDPACSYTTEDPEDLNMPLGLETQTDLSIGDWNQYSSSVYSEGYLDKKGEGLVIDEVTVKLEGDLPPTWNADHLREGHSQGRDFLDYRESLETNPNVATYSPLHTLRERNPVSTSMGSIDSHGHILFDQVLNSNRDKTQAWGGGATSGNSKEKRFLCMFCNKGFSCPQKVEIHQRVHTGEKPFSCTQCHMRFTEAGTLKRHQRVHTGEKPYSCPQCEKRFSRQDKLKMHLKVHTGERPFACTHCGKRFSERSYLRIHQEKTHSTL; encoded by the exons ATGGCTAACTGTAACGatatggtttttcacactcaaatagcctccatcatggagGTTCTAGCGAATacagccgtggcagagatctgtaaactcgtagacgacgactatgcagtgtttcgtttggaaataactcaaagccagaaagaaaacagggcattgcggaggaaactacagctACTGGAACTGAAGGTGGCACGGGAACGGCGTCCCAGTAGTGTCAAGATCCTCGAGCGATACAGAGGACtggcaagag GTGAAGGACAACTCACTGGAGGTCACAGGAGCATTGTGAAGCCAGCAGGACACAATAcatggagagatgaccaaccaatTACAGTTGATGAGGGGAGTGGATCCTCAACCCAGCATGCTATCGTGATAGAG TCTGCAGAGGCTGTAGGTCCCGGGGTGAAGCTAGAGAggtctgaaggagaggaggacccacGGCACAGGAGAGACAGCCAGACTGAAGTCGAGGACCCTACCACCGCCGCAGCGCAGCCCAGGACCCGACGCAGCACCACGGAGGTCAGTGGAACGCTGAACGCCGTCCTCAAGTCAAAGACAGACAACAAGACTTTAACTGTAACTCACAGTCTCTTACATACAGGACCTGACCAAATATCAGACCCAGGTCTGGGGAGACTGGGCTGTCCTCCTGCTCCCGGCTCAGACTATTTACCGGTATTTCACCAGAGTCAGAGGCCTGTTCATTCCCGTGGGGATGGAGACACGTTAGATACTGGTGGTGATGATCCTGCTTGTTCTTACACTACAGAGGACCCAGAGGACCTCAACATGCCCTTGggtttagagacacagacagatctGTCTATAGGGGACTGGAaccagtacagtagtagtgtatactCTGAAGGGTACTTAGATAAGAAAGGGGAGGGGCTGGTCATAGATGAAGTGACTGTGAAATTGGAGGGTGACCTTCCTCCCACATGGAATGCAGATCACCTAAGAGAAGGACACTCGCAGGGCAGAGATTTCTTAGACTACAGGGAAAGCTTAGAGACAAATCCAAATGTTGCGACCTACTCCCCTTTACACACGCTCAGAGAGCGCAACCCTGTGTCCACGTCGATGGGGTCTATTGATTCACACGGCCACATCCTTTTCGATCAGGTATTGAACTCAAACAGGGATAAAACCCAGGCATGGGGAGGGGGAGCAACATCAGGCAATAGTAAAGAGAaacggttcctctgcatgttctgtaacaaaggcttcagctgcccccagaaggtggagatccaccagagggtccacacaggagagaaaccattcaGCTGCACCCAGTGCCACATGCGCTTCACTGAGGCTGGCACCCTGAAgcggcaccagagggtccacacaggggagaaaccttacagctgcccccagtgtgagaagaggttctcccgcCAGGACAAactgaagatgcacctgaaggtccacacgggAGAGAGGCCGTTCGCCTGTACGCACTgcgggaagaggttctcagagaggagctacctcagAATACATCAGGAAAAAACCCATTCCACTCTATAA